ACGTGTGTCCGCAGGGAGGCAGTGGGCCATTGGACGGTGGGTGAGCTCACAAAAAGGCTCACGGACCAGCAGATTCTCACCGGATAGCCCAGAGTGATCACCCCAGGAACTGGTTTCTCAGTGGAAACGTGAATTAATCAGACCTTCCCTAGTTAATTCAGTACCAACACAGTTAAAACGCCGAGTCGCTGCAGAGATCACTTTCGTCTATTGGTATTCACAACGTCGGCAGTTCGACCCCATTCGCCGGCTCTCCTTTGTTGGCTATCCCCTTCCTCGATCGTATTCGCATTCTCCTAACCGGTATTACTCGCATGAGGTTGATCACTCAATGACACCTTCGGGCAAGGAGGTTGGGACGATGGCTTCTCCGCTGGAACGGCTCCGTGCGCTCAACCGGGAGGGTAAACCGCGACCGGTTCATCCGGAGCTGACGTTGTTGGGATTCGGCGCGAATCTCGACGACAACCAACGGGAAGGGGTCCTTGTGATGCGGGATGCCGATCGAAGTGGTCATTTCGGCTGCCTGGGAACGACGCGGGTGGGCAAGACCCGCCTGATGGAGAATATCGTCGAGCAGGACATCAGGAAAGGTTACTCGGTGGTCGTGGTCGATCCGAAGGGAGACATCGAGTTGTTTTCAAAGGTGGTGCAAACAGCGGCCGAGTGTGGGCGGCTCAAGGAGCTGATGCTGCTCACGCCGATCTTTCCCGATGAGTCGGTCTACCTCGACCCGTTATCGAGCTACTACATGGAAGATGAACTCGTGAATCACATCGTCTCAGGGATCAAGGCGCGCGAGGATTTCTATATTGCGATTGCGACCCAGGTGGCTCAAGTCATCGTGGCAGGCTTGATCATACTCGCCAAGGCGAAGGGAATCCCTCCTCAGATCTCGTTCTACGATGTGAAGCTGCGAGCCGGTCATAAGGACCTGATGCAGTTCCGAGATACGCTTCAGGCGTTGCCGGGGACGGAGGAACTGTGCATGGCGATCGATCAGATCACGCATGGTCCGAATATGGCGGACTTCTACGCCAAGGTCTCGACATCGCTCCAGACGATGTTGTCGGCACTGACTTTCGGCACGACGGGACGGATCATCGGAAAGGCAAAGACGAATGAATTCATTCGGCGCCTCGAATCCGGGAAACGCGTGATCATGGTCTGCAATACCGGTAGTCTACTGACGCGCCGGACGGCTCATATTATCGCGAAGGTGTTCATCTCCATGATTCAGAGCCTGGTGGGACGCCTGTTTGCCTCCGGGCGTGCGCTTACTCCGCCCTTGTGTCTGCACATCGACGAGGGCCATAACGTGCTCTACCCCGACATCAAGGAGTTGTTCAATAAGGGCGGTGGGGCCAATATCTGGATCCATCTGTATACGCAGTCGCTCGCGCAGATCCAGGAGGAGGTCGGTCCGTACGCGGCACAGAGCATCATGGACAACATCAGTTCCTGGGCCTACTTCCTGCTGAACCATCCGGAGACCGCGCAATACGTGGAGGATTCGACGCCGCTGGTCACTCGAGATGAGCCGATGATTGAGGTCGGTGGCCGGGTGATGATGAAGTTGACGGCGCGGCGCCAGGTCCTCCGCGATCGCGTGATGTCTCTCCCGAAACGATGGTTCTATTTCCGCACGTACGGGCAGACGTACAAGGGCCAGACCTTGGATACGACGCCGCTCTACGTAAATGTGAAGTTCCCCGTCGTCAGTCCCCTAAGGTCAGTCGAGTCCCCGGCGCCTGCCCCAGATGCCACCAAGGACGGTCCGGCTCAGGCACCGCCGCTCTCATCCGCGTGATGGCGGACCGGTGGACTCGCTGTATTCCTACTGTCCCGTGCTGCTGTTCTCCTGATCCCTTGGGGGACTGCCACAGGCTGTGAATTTAGGGTTTCTGCTCAGCCAGGATGGCGAATCCGTCGGTGTCTGCCCTTCGCCTCAGGAATCGTGTCCGGCCGTGAGAGTTCGTGAAGGAGATCAGGTTTGTGGTGATCCATGTTGTCTCTCGACAGGGATGAACTGGGTGATGGCGTCCTCTGACGTTGCTGCGGCTCCCCACTGACCGGCTCGCCGTTCCAATCGCTCCGTACTTTATCGAAGACCCAACCTCCCTTCCCAAGGTCCTCGACCGCGAGCCGGCCGGCGAGATAGTTTCCGACTCGAATCACGTCATCCAATTCGTCCGCGAACGCGACCAGGATCAGGGTCCCGGAGGGGGCGACGAGGAAGAACGCGCGGCTGTCGCGCTCTTTCGTCCGTCCGCGGTGTGCCTCGATGATGTCCCCGACCGACGCGGTGAACGTTCCGCTGACCTCCGCATGAAACCGGCCTTTTGGCTTCCGTTCGAGCGGCGCGTGTTCTCGATGGATCTTCTGTTGGGTGAAGTCCCAGGTGACACGAGCGACAAACGCGGGATCCTTCCTGAAGACGGTCGCGTGGAAGGTGAACGCGAATCGCGTCGGGCTCTTGCCTGGGGCGGTCATCGGTCCTGCTCCGAGGAGCAGGCGAGTCGTGTCCCCGAGCAGAGTAGGCGGGCGATCATGGCAATCTGCG
The DNA window shown above is from Nitrospira tepida and carries:
- a CDS encoding type IV secretory system conjugative DNA transfer family protein yields the protein MASPLERLRALNREGKPRPVHPELTLLGFGANLDDNQREGVLVMRDADRSGHFGCLGTTRVGKTRLMENIVEQDIRKGYSVVVVDPKGDIELFSKVVQTAAECGRLKELMLLTPIFPDESVYLDPLSSYYMEDELVNHIVSGIKAREDFYIAIATQVAQVIVAGLIILAKAKGIPPQISFYDVKLRAGHKDLMQFRDTLQALPGTEELCMAIDQITHGPNMADFYAKVSTSLQTMLSALTFGTTGRIIGKAKTNEFIRRLESGKRVIMVCNTGSLLTRRTAHIIAKVFISMIQSLVGRLFASGRALTPPLCLHIDEGHNVLYPDIKELFNKGGGANIWIHLYTQSLAQIQEEVGPYAAQSIMDNISSWAYFLLNHPETAQYVEDSTPLVTRDEPMIEVGGRVMMKLTARRQVLRDRVMSLPKRWFYFRTYGQTYKGQTLDTTPLYVNVKFPVVSPLRSVESPAPAPDATKDGPAQAPPLSSA